Sequence from the Pseudomonas sp. 7SR1 genome:
CAACCCGCCCTTGCTCGTGGCATCGCTGATGTAGCCATTGAGCCGCGCCAGTTGTCGTTCGTTGATGATTGCGGTGTAGTCCGGGTTGTCTGCCAGTGTCGGATAAAACCCGCGAACCGCTTCGCGATACGCTTCGACGAATCCGCCGACTCGATTTTGCGGGACCAGTACGTAGTCTGGCGCAACACAGGTTTGCCCGGCGTTGAGCATCTTGCCGAAGGCTATACGCTCGGCGGCGTCCTTCAGGGGCACGTCGGTGGACACGATGGCCGGTGATTTTCCGCCGAGTTCCAGGGTGACGGGGGTCAGGTTCTCCGCCGCGGCCCGCATCACGTGCCTGCCGATACTGGTGGCGCCGGTGAACAGCAGGTGGTCGAAGGGCAACCTGGAAAAGGCCACACCAACGTCGGCCTCGCCCAACACGACGCAAACCAGGTCCTCGGGAAAGATACGGGCCAGCAGCTGCTTGAGCAGCAATCCGGTGGCCGGAGTCGATTCGCTGAGCTTGAGCATCACCCGATTGCCCGCCGACAACGCCCCGACCAACGGTCCGATGGCCAGGAACAACGGATAGTTCCAAGGCACGATGACCCCGACCACGCCCAGCGGCTGGTAGACCACTTTGGCCGAAGCTGGCTGGAAAGCCATGCCTACCTTGCGCCTCGACGGTTTCATCCATCCCGGCAGGTGTCGGCTGGCGTAGTGGATGCCATGCAGGCTCGGCATCAGCTCGGCCAGTAGCGTTTCATCGGCGCTGCGGTGACTGAAATCCTGGCTGATGGCTTCGATCAAGGCTTGTCGTTCGTCGCTCAATACCTCACGCAGCGCCTTGAGCCACTGTCGGCGCTGGGCTGCCGGAGGCAACGGATGGGCGACGTAGGCCCGACGCTGTGCCTCGAAGAGCGACCGCAGCTCATCCAGGTTCTGTTGGGATTCGTGCAGATAAGCGATGTCGGCAGGCATTGGCAGGCCCTGATTATTACGGGAGTGAGTGTTTTTAGAGTTTATGCTCTAAAAAGTCAAATGACATCCGGTGCTGCGATGGGTTTGTCCCGAAGACGATAGATCGTAAGATGCCGATCAATGCCTTCGTCGAAGTAAAGCCCAAGCCATGGCCCCACGAATGAAAACCAGCGAGCGCATCGTTCAAAACAGCCTCGAGCTGTTCAACCAGCAGGGCGAGCGCAGCGTCAGCACCAACCATATCGCTGCCCACATGGACATGTCCCCGGGCAACCTGTACTACCACTTCCCCAACAAGCAGGCGATCATCGCCGTGCTGTTCAGTGAATACGAAAACCTGGTGGACAGCTTCCTGCGCCCGCCCCAGGGTCGGGCTGCCACAGTGGAAGACAAGCGTTTCTATCTGCAGGAACTGCTGTCGGCGATGTGGAGCTATCGTTTCCTGCACCGGGACCTTGAGCACCTGCTGGACAGCGATCCAGACCTCGCGGCCCGTTATCGACGTTTTTCCCAGCGCTGCCTGATCCACGGCACCGCCATCTACGAAGGTTTCGTCGCGGCCGGCATCCTGAAGATGGACCGTGTGCAGATCGAATCCCTGACCCTCAACGCCTGGATCATCCTGACGTCCTGGGTGCGATTTCTGTGCACCACGAGGGAAAATTCCAGTCATTTGAGCGAGCAGGCCATCAAGCGCGGGGTGTACCAGGTGCTGGTGCTGGAGGCCGGCTTCGTGACCGACGAGGCGCGTGAGGCGGTGGATGCACTGTTCAAAGAGTATTACGTCCCGCTGGCCCAGACCCTGGAGGAAGGGCAGTAGGATTCGGACCTCGATTCAGCCATAGGAGCTTCAGCATGCCCATCGCGCAAGTCATCAGCCCTCAAGCCCTGGAGCAGAGGAGGTCGCAGCCCGGGCTGGTGATCCTCGATTGCCGCTTTGCCCTGGAAGACCCCGATTACGGCCAGCGTAGTTACGCGGAGGGGCATATCGCCGGGGCTTCGTTCGCGGACCTCGAACGGGACCTGAGCGGGCCGGTGATCAAGGGTGTGACCGGGCGCCATCCATTGCCGGAGCCTGAAGCCTTGATCGAGCGCTTCCGGGCCTGGGGCATCGATCATGACAGCGACATCGTGCTGTATGACGATGGCCCCGGAGCCTATGCCGCCCGGGCCTGGTGGCTGCTGGTCTGGCTGGGCAAGCGCGATGGTCTCTACATCCTCGACGGCGGGCTCAAGGCCTGGCATGCCGCCGGTCTGCCCTTGAGCCTCGATCCACCGGCAGCGGGACGCGGATCCTTCAGCGGTTCGCCGGATATGACCTTGCTGCTTGGCGCCCAAGAGCTGGAAAAACGCCTGGGCCAGCCGGAGATGACCTTGCTGGATGCCCGGGCCTTGCCGCGATTCAAGGGCGAAGTCGAGCCGATCGACCCGGTGGCCGGCCATATCCCGGGGGCTCAGTGTGCTGCGTTCACTGACAACCTGGACGCGCAGGGACGTTTCCTGCCCTCCGGTCGGCTCAAGCAGC
This genomic interval carries:
- a CDS encoding coniferyl aldehyde dehydrogenase — protein: MPADIAYLHESQQNLDELRSLFEAQRRAYVAHPLPPAAQRRQWLKALREVLSDERQALIEAISQDFSHRSADETLLAELMPSLHGIHYASRHLPGWMKPSRRKVGMAFQPASAKVVYQPLGVVGVIVPWNYPLFLAIGPLVGALSAGNRVMLKLSESTPATGLLLKQLLARIFPEDLVCVVLGEADVGVAFSRLPFDHLLFTGATSIGRHVMRAAAENLTPVTLELGGKSPAIVSTDVPLKDAAERIAFGKMLNAGQTCVAPDYVLVPQNRVGGFVEAYREAVRGFYPTLADNPDYTAIINERQLARLNGYISDATSKGGLLIELFDQGQGRRMAHSLLLNVSDDMTVMQDEIFGPLLPIVPYETLDQALAYVNQRPRPLALYYFGYNKAEHKRVLDETHSGGVCLNDTLLHVAQDDLPFGGIGPSGMGHYHGHEGFLTFSKAKGVLTKQRFNAAKLIYPPYGKPLQKLIQKLFVR
- a CDS encoding TetR/AcrR family transcriptional regulator, whose protein sequence is MAPRMKTSERIVQNSLELFNQQGERSVSTNHIAAHMDMSPGNLYYHFPNKQAIIAVLFSEYENLVDSFLRPPQGRAATVEDKRFYLQELLSAMWSYRFLHRDLEHLLDSDPDLAARYRRFSQRCLIHGTAIYEGFVAAGILKMDRVQIESLTLNAWIILTSWVRFLCTTRENSSHLSEQAIKRGVYQVLVLEAGFVTDEAREAVDALFKEYYVPLAQTLEEGQ
- a CDS encoding sulfurtransferase; this encodes MPIAQVISPQALEQRRSQPGLVILDCRFALEDPDYGQRSYAEGHIAGASFADLERDLSGPVIKGVTGRHPLPEPEALIERFRAWGIDHDSDIVLYDDGPGAYAARAWWLLVWLGKRDGLYILDGGLKAWHAAGLPLSLDPPAAGRGSFSGSPDMTLLLGAQELEKRLGQPEMTLLDARALPRFKGEVEPIDPVAGHIPGAQCAAFTDNLDAQGRFLPSGRLKQRFADQLGERSPAGLVAYCGSGVTACHNLFALCLAGYPLGRLYAGSWSEWINDPQRGVAKGE